Proteins from a genomic interval of Xylocopa sonorina isolate GNS202 chromosome 4, iyXylSono1_principal, whole genome shotgun sequence:
- the Alk gene encoding anaplastic lymphoma kinase isoform X1, with protein sequence MFRCNNGSCLNTTRVCDLTKDCADGEDEELDCDKIPENARCNFEHGWCGWENVPGRLLNWTLHRGATPSEKTGPSYDHTYRNASGTYAYVNMSKRVGYGSRATIKSPLYNPTPPYSSDPKSPYYRSCKVRFFYHQHGVHSGSLGLYLVQVKPHQNHSERIWWIYGDRRDVWYNQAVALPDIRYRYFFQFEASRGYSSKGDVAIDDFSLSRECFGIAVPAEVVGDFNYYNPIIDFEKIPDQHADFVNETVIRITTCGNVNRAGPTLEQCAEEYNRTDIELIVRPSDLDDSVPFNLNGVQRWTAPNGGYYTLIGMGARGGKGSSGMGSTLGALVRGVIELKKGEQLYFMIGQPGMDACPKNLGVETDSCQSSGSSAPTSYPPTSSKVQEVKNIRIKDGGGGGGGATYIFTLNENGDQYPILVAGGGGGIGFGQFVDNGLQHGRGPASTGKQFTSGTIISSDAGGPGGSWNRSSSSASDRQSSAGASLVSGGVGGIGCGPRNQSHGNGGFGGGGGGCVTGGGGGGYIGGNTGDGDQGNGEGGYSYASRDLMHVHFRSGINHGPGEVFIIPAISGCGCDYRCVSLDQYLSETKCLCPLGWLLSNDSRSCVMADDSKVMHRTFVILLIAVSIVLLFVFIGFCLLLYNRYQSRKALLRRRQVMFGNGTELASLPALSNTMMTEFNPNYEFEGNLYSFKDLPQIPREYITLVKPLGQGAFGEVFQGVYRYRPNEEHPVAVKSIPSSSMPQTEADFMMEALIMSKFNHPNIVHFIGVSFDKNPKYIVLELLAGGNLKNFLREERPRADRSTSLTMLDLIMCGYDVANGCKYMEEARFIHRDIAARNCLLTCKGPGRIVKIADFGMAKDIYRSDYYRKGGKAMLPIKWMPPESFLDGIFTTKTDVWAFGVLLWEIMSFGYIPYTGCTNREAMTMVTSGGRLEKPAGCPDPIYGIMTRCWHPRPDDRPSFATIVERIGYCLQDPDVINHPTPNFDILPICDREITIMRPDPETECINVQSELDACGYMQPRIIDPRSASQRMAQAIAGNNAVNENPNRMNSNEKDHLKGIFQSNPYGSSTDTSEQTFGENTNRDDFNDENKHAETKRNADSSNRDGKSVHRTSTDIENSGKLRNADNGNNRPTDIENRESSAVDVTDIDRRNGNESITTTETNSETPPDTTNSSPNTRTCSPSHTGLNTTATNVNGMLKKNALKAALSLDPSALCRGTIPYEKIAFSPPPQRSSTPGSMEIKKFYV encoded by the exons ATGTTTCGCTGCAACAACGGTTCGTGTTTAAATACAACACGTGTCTGCGACTTAACGAAAGATTGCGCCGATGGCGAAGACGAGGAACTCGACTGTG ACAAAATACCGGAAAACGCCAGATGCAATTTCGAGCACGGATGGTGCGGCTGGGAAAACGTACCAGGAAGACTCTTAAATTGGACCTTGCACCGTGGCGCGACGCCGTCTGAGAAGACTGGACCTAGTTACGATCATACATACCGCAATGCATCTG GAACATACGCCTACGTAAATATGTCGAAACGAGTGGGATACGGTAGTCGTGCTACCATTAAGAGTCCGCTGTACAATCCAACGCCACCCTACAGTAGCGATCCAAAAAGTCCTTACTATCGATCTTGTAAA GTACGATTCTTTTATCATCAACACGGCGTGCACAGTGGCTCGCTTGGATTGTACTTAGTCCAAGTAAAACCGCATCAGAATCATTCGGAAAGAATATGGTGGATTTATGGAGACAGACGTGATGTTTGGTACAACCAGGCTGTCGCTCTACCTGATATCAGATACAG GTATTTCTTTCAATTTGAAGCCAGCAGAGGATACTCTTCAAAaggcgacgttgcgatagatgACTTTTCGTTAAGCCGAGAGTGTTTTGGCATTG CGGTACCTGCTGAAGTTGTAGGAGATTTCAATTACTACAACCCTATTATAGATTTTGAAAAAATTCCGGACCAGCACGCAGACTTTGTTAACGAAACTG TTATACGGATCACCACGTGTGGGAATGTAAATAGAGCTGGTCCTACGCTCGAACAATGCGCTGAAGAATATAACAGAACGGATATAGAACTAATTGTACGTCCATCGGATTTGGACGATTCTGTTCCGTTTAATTTGAACGGGGTTCAACGATGGACAGCGCCAAACGGTGGATATTATAC TCTAATTGGAATGGGCGCCCGTGGGGGTAAAGGCTCGAGCGGTATGGGAAGCACGCTAGGTGCGCTTGTGCGTGGTGTAATCGAGCTAAAAAAGGGTGAACAACTGTATTTCATGATCGGACAACCGGGAATGGACGCGTGTCCTAAA AATCTAGGCGTGGAGACGGACAGTTGTCAGAGTAGTGGTTCCTCTGCACCAACTTCCTATCCACCAACATCTTCGAAAGTACAGGaagtaaaaaacattagaataaAAGATGGTgggggtggtggtggtggtgcaaCTTATATCTTTACA TTAAATGAGAATGGTGACCAATATCCGATACTCGTCGCAGGGGGTGGCGGTGGTATAGGGTTTGGTCAATTTGTAGATAATGGTCTTCAACATGGACGCGGACCTGCATCCACTGGAAAACAATTTACTTCTGGCACAATTATTTCATCGGACGCAG GTGGCCCTGGTGGCAGTTGGAACAGATCATCGAGTAGTGCCTCGGATCGACAAAGTTCCGCCGGTGCGTCCTTAGTTAGCGGCGGTGTAGGTGGAATCGGTTGTGGCCCCAGAAACCAGAGCCACGGTAACGGAGGATTTGGTGGTGGAGGTGGCGGATGTGTTACAGGAGGGGGCGGCGGTGGTTACATAG GTGGTAACACCGGTGACGGAGATCAAGGCAACGGCGAAGGTGGTTATTCATACGCAAGTCGTGATCTTATGCACGTCCACTTCCGTTCAGGAATAAACCATGGGCCCGGAGAAGTTTTCATTATTCCCGCCATCAGCGGTTGTGGTTGTGATTACCGTTGCGTGTCTCTTGATCAGTATCTTAGCGAGACAAAATGTCTTTGTCCATTGGGCTGGTTACTGAGTAACGATTCAAGATCCTGCGTCA TGGCGGATGATTCCAAGGTTATGCATCGAACGTTTGTCATTCTGCTCATAGCTGTGAGCATTGTTCTACTCTTTGTTTTCATCGGCTTCTGTCTACTACTTT ATAATCGTTACCAAAGCCGTAAAGCGCTGTTACGTCGGCGACAAGTAATGTTTGGCAATGGGACCGAATTAGCATCACTACCCGCCCTTTCCAACACTATGATGACCGAATTCAATCCAAACTACGAATTTGAAGGGAATCTCTATAGTTTTAAAGACCTGCCGCAAATCCCTCGTGAATATATTACTTTGGTAAA ACCACTCGGTCAAGGTGCTTTCGGCGAAGTATTCCAAGGTGTATACAGATACAGACCTAACGAAGAGCACCCCGTAGCCGTCAAGAGTATACCCTCCTCGTCTATGCCACAAACCGAAGCAGACTTTATGATGGAAGCCTTGATCATGAGCAAATTTAATCACCCGAACATAGTACACTTCATCGGAGTATCGTTCGATAAAAATCCAAAGTACATTGTGCTAGAGTTGCTCGCGGGCGGGAACCTGAAGAACTTCCTACGGGAAGAACGACCACGCGCG GATCGCTCCACTTCGCTGACGATGCTCGACCTTATCATGTGCGGCTACGACGTGGCAAACGGCTGCAAGTACATGGAGGAAGCCCGTTTCATTcatcgagatatcgcagctaGAAATTGTTTGCTCACGTGCAAAGGCCCTGGACGAATAGTGAAGATCGCGGACTTCGGAATGGCGAAGGACATTTACAGGAGCGATTATTACAGGAAAGGGGGCAAGGCTATGCTGCCTATCAAATGGATGCCGCCGGAAAGTTTCTTGGATGGAATATTCACCACCAAGACTGACGTCTG GGCATTTGGAGTTTTGCTATGGGAAATTATGTCCTTTGGTTACATACCCTACACTGGTTGCACTAATAGGGAAGCAATGACGATGGTAACGTCAGGTGGTCGTCTCGAAAAACCAGCGGGCTGTCCTGACCCAATTTACGGAATAATGACGCGATGTTGGCATCCACGGCCCGATGATCGGCCTAGTTTTGCAACTATCGTTGAAAGGATTGGTTATTGCCTACAG GATCCTGATGTAATAAATCATCCAACGCCTAATTTCGACATTTTACCCATCTGCGATCGTGAAATAACGATCATGAGACCAGATCCAGAAACAGAATGCATTAACGTACAGTCAGAA TTGGATGCATGTGGATACATGCAGCCTAGAATTATCGATCCACGATCGGCTAGTCAACGTATGGCTCAAGCTATTGCTGGCAACAATGCCGTAAATGAAAATCCAAACAGAATGAATTCGAATGAGAAAGATCATCTGAAGGGAATATTTCAATCTAATCCATATGGCTCTAGCACAGATACTTCCGAGCAAACCTTTGGTGAAAACACTAATCGCGATGATTTTAATGACGAGAATAAGCATGCAGAG ACTAAACGCAATGCTGACAGCTCAAATCGTGATGGTAAAAGCGTACATCGAACTTCAACGGACATCGAAAATAGCGGTAAGTTAAGAAACGCAGACAATGGTAACAACCGTCCAACAGATATCGAGAACCGCGAGAGCAGCGCAGTCGACGTAACGGACATAGACAGAAGGAATGGTAACGAGAGCATAACGACTACCGAGACGAACTCGGAGACACCACCTGACACAACTAATTCGTCGCCAAACACGCGTACCTGCTCCCCTAGTCACACTGGCCTAAATACGACCGCCACTAATGTCAACGGAATGTTGAAGAAGAACGCCCTAAAGGCAGCTCTCAGTTTGGATCCTAGCGCACTGTGTCGTGGCACAATACCATACGAAAAAATAGCGTTCTCACCACCACCGCAACGCTCGAGTACACCTGGCAGCATGGAGATCAAGAAG
- the Alk gene encoding anaplastic lymphoma kinase isoform X3: MISTTRSGVLTANFLQASHTAHGYRRKPSLGGNLLLRLLFGLCYITGTCCDWKGRMPRGTNDIQIALSRSAQLGHCDLEKTCDWSWNQTLGFKRITPSVQSKHGPTTDASNSSNGHFLWFTGAGKAQMWSTTIPRTGSRCVLELALYQVEMSDGIINLLIITNNTSSIATRKPGNNNAQWGVTRFKLGAISQPHHLLIEMLVPYSNSSIAVDNVRLIDCFPELTPVGVGTACTEDMFRCNNGSCLNTTRVCDLTKDCADGEDEELDCDKIPENARCNFEHGWCGWENVPGRLLNWTLHRGATPSEKTGPSYDHTYRNASGTYAYVNMSKRVGYGSRATIKSPLYNPTPPYSSDPKSPYYRSCKVRFFYHQHGVHSGSLGLYLVQVKPHQNHSERIWWIYGDRRDVWYNQAVALPDIRYRYFFQFEASRGYSSKGDVAIDDFSLSRECFGIAVPAEVVGDFNYYNPIIDFEKIPDQHADFVNETVIRITTCGNVNRAGPTLEQCAEEYNRTDIELIVRPSDLDDSVPFNLNGVQRWTAPNGGYYTLIGMGARGGKGSSGMGSTLGALVRGVIELKKGEQLYFMIGQPGMDACPKNLGVETDSCQSSGSSAPTSYPPTSSKVQEVKNIRIKDGGGGGGGATYIFTLNENGDQYPILVAGGGGGIGFGQFVDNGLQHGRGPASTGKQFTSGTIISSDAGGPGGSWNRSSSSASDRQSSAGASLVSGGVGGIGCGPRNQSHGNGGFGGGGGGCVTGGGGGGYIGGNTGDGDQGNGEGGYSYASRDLMHVHFRSGINHGPGEVFIIPAISGCGCDYRCVSLDQYLSETKCLCPLGWLLSNDSRSCVMADDSKVMHRTFVILLIAVSIVLLFVFIGFCLLLYNRYQSRKALLRRRQVMFGNGTELASLPALSNTMMTEFNPNYEFEGNLYSFKDLPQIPREYITLVKPLGQGAFGEVFQGVYRYRPNEEHPVAVKSIPSSSMPQTEADFMMEALIMSKFNHPNIVHFIGVSFDKNPKYIVLELLAGGNLKNFLREERPRADRSTSLTMLDLIMCGYDVANGCKYMEEARFIHRDIAARNCLLTCKGPGRIVKIADFGMAKDIYRSDYYRKGGKAMLPIKWMPPESFLDGIFTTKTDVWAFGVLLWEIMSFGYIPYTGCTNREAMTMVTSGGRLEKPAGCPDPIYGIMTRCWHPRPDDRPSFATIVERIGYCLQDPDVINHPTPNFDILPICDREITIMRPDPETECINVQSELDACGYMQPRIIDPRSASQRMAQAIAGNNAVNENPNRMNSNEKDHLKGIFQSNPYGSSTDTSEQTFGENTNRDDFNDENKHAETKRNADSSNRDGKSVHRTSTDIENSGKLRNADNGNNRPTDIENRESSAVDVTDIDRRNGNESITTTETNSETPPDTTNSSPNTRTCSPSHTGLNTTATNVNGMLKKNALKAALSLDPSALCRGTIPYEKIAFSPPPQRSSTPGSMEIKKDPLTMSRELPREEECSC; this comes from the exons ATGATCAGTACTACACGGTCTGGGGTGTTGACCGCGAATTTTCTACAGGCGAGTCACACCGCGCACGGCTACCGGCGTAAACCAAGCCTCGGTGGCAACTTATTGTTGAGGCTTCTTTTCGGCCTCTGTTACATCACCGGCACCTGTTGTGATTGGAAGGGAAGGATGCCGCGCGGGACCAACGATATCCAGATCGCCCTGAGCCGATCGGCCCAACTTGGCCATTGCGACCTAGAAAAGACCTGCGACTGGTCGTGGAACCAGACGCTTGGTTTCAAACGGATCACGCCGTCAGTGCAAAGTAAACACGGGCCTACCACGGATGCCAGTAATTCGTCGAACG GACATTTCTTGTGGTTCACTGGCGCTGGAAAAGCTCAAATGTGGTCCACCACGATCCCCCGTACCGGGTCGCGATGCGTGTTAGAATTAGCCTTGTACCAAGTCGAAATGAGCGATGGCATTATCAACTTGCTCATAATCACGAACAACACGAGTTCGATCGCCACGCGAAAACCAGGAAACAACAACGCACA ATGGGGAGTAACGCGTTTCAAGTTGGGTGCAATTAGCCAGCCACATCATTTACTCATAGAGATGTTGGTCCCGTATTCGAACTCTAGTATCGCGGTTGATAACGTTCGTCTAATCGACTGCTTCCCTG AATTAACACCTGTCGGTGTCGGGACGGCCTGCACTGAAGACATGTTTCGCTGCAACAACGGTTCGTGTTTAAATACAACACGTGTCTGCGACTTAACGAAAGATTGCGCCGATGGCGAAGACGAGGAACTCGACTGTG ACAAAATACCGGAAAACGCCAGATGCAATTTCGAGCACGGATGGTGCGGCTGGGAAAACGTACCAGGAAGACTCTTAAATTGGACCTTGCACCGTGGCGCGACGCCGTCTGAGAAGACTGGACCTAGTTACGATCATACATACCGCAATGCATCTG GAACATACGCCTACGTAAATATGTCGAAACGAGTGGGATACGGTAGTCGTGCTACCATTAAGAGTCCGCTGTACAATCCAACGCCACCCTACAGTAGCGATCCAAAAAGTCCTTACTATCGATCTTGTAAA GTACGATTCTTTTATCATCAACACGGCGTGCACAGTGGCTCGCTTGGATTGTACTTAGTCCAAGTAAAACCGCATCAGAATCATTCGGAAAGAATATGGTGGATTTATGGAGACAGACGTGATGTTTGGTACAACCAGGCTGTCGCTCTACCTGATATCAGATACAG GTATTTCTTTCAATTTGAAGCCAGCAGAGGATACTCTTCAAAaggcgacgttgcgatagatgACTTTTCGTTAAGCCGAGAGTGTTTTGGCATTG CGGTACCTGCTGAAGTTGTAGGAGATTTCAATTACTACAACCCTATTATAGATTTTGAAAAAATTCCGGACCAGCACGCAGACTTTGTTAACGAAACTG TTATACGGATCACCACGTGTGGGAATGTAAATAGAGCTGGTCCTACGCTCGAACAATGCGCTGAAGAATATAACAGAACGGATATAGAACTAATTGTACGTCCATCGGATTTGGACGATTCTGTTCCGTTTAATTTGAACGGGGTTCAACGATGGACAGCGCCAAACGGTGGATATTATAC TCTAATTGGAATGGGCGCCCGTGGGGGTAAAGGCTCGAGCGGTATGGGAAGCACGCTAGGTGCGCTTGTGCGTGGTGTAATCGAGCTAAAAAAGGGTGAACAACTGTATTTCATGATCGGACAACCGGGAATGGACGCGTGTCCTAAA AATCTAGGCGTGGAGACGGACAGTTGTCAGAGTAGTGGTTCCTCTGCACCAACTTCCTATCCACCAACATCTTCGAAAGTACAGGaagtaaaaaacattagaataaAAGATGGTgggggtggtggtggtggtgcaaCTTATATCTTTACA TTAAATGAGAATGGTGACCAATATCCGATACTCGTCGCAGGGGGTGGCGGTGGTATAGGGTTTGGTCAATTTGTAGATAATGGTCTTCAACATGGACGCGGACCTGCATCCACTGGAAAACAATTTACTTCTGGCACAATTATTTCATCGGACGCAG GTGGCCCTGGTGGCAGTTGGAACAGATCATCGAGTAGTGCCTCGGATCGACAAAGTTCCGCCGGTGCGTCCTTAGTTAGCGGCGGTGTAGGTGGAATCGGTTGTGGCCCCAGAAACCAGAGCCACGGTAACGGAGGATTTGGTGGTGGAGGTGGCGGATGTGTTACAGGAGGGGGCGGCGGTGGTTACATAG GTGGTAACACCGGTGACGGAGATCAAGGCAACGGCGAAGGTGGTTATTCATACGCAAGTCGTGATCTTATGCACGTCCACTTCCGTTCAGGAATAAACCATGGGCCCGGAGAAGTTTTCATTATTCCCGCCATCAGCGGTTGTGGTTGTGATTACCGTTGCGTGTCTCTTGATCAGTATCTTAGCGAGACAAAATGTCTTTGTCCATTGGGCTGGTTACTGAGTAACGATTCAAGATCCTGCGTCA TGGCGGATGATTCCAAGGTTATGCATCGAACGTTTGTCATTCTGCTCATAGCTGTGAGCATTGTTCTACTCTTTGTTTTCATCGGCTTCTGTCTACTACTTT ATAATCGTTACCAAAGCCGTAAAGCGCTGTTACGTCGGCGACAAGTAATGTTTGGCAATGGGACCGAATTAGCATCACTACCCGCCCTTTCCAACACTATGATGACCGAATTCAATCCAAACTACGAATTTGAAGGGAATCTCTATAGTTTTAAAGACCTGCCGCAAATCCCTCGTGAATATATTACTTTGGTAAA ACCACTCGGTCAAGGTGCTTTCGGCGAAGTATTCCAAGGTGTATACAGATACAGACCTAACGAAGAGCACCCCGTAGCCGTCAAGAGTATACCCTCCTCGTCTATGCCACAAACCGAAGCAGACTTTATGATGGAAGCCTTGATCATGAGCAAATTTAATCACCCGAACATAGTACACTTCATCGGAGTATCGTTCGATAAAAATCCAAAGTACATTGTGCTAGAGTTGCTCGCGGGCGGGAACCTGAAGAACTTCCTACGGGAAGAACGACCACGCGCG GATCGCTCCACTTCGCTGACGATGCTCGACCTTATCATGTGCGGCTACGACGTGGCAAACGGCTGCAAGTACATGGAGGAAGCCCGTTTCATTcatcgagatatcgcagctaGAAATTGTTTGCTCACGTGCAAAGGCCCTGGACGAATAGTGAAGATCGCGGACTTCGGAATGGCGAAGGACATTTACAGGAGCGATTATTACAGGAAAGGGGGCAAGGCTATGCTGCCTATCAAATGGATGCCGCCGGAAAGTTTCTTGGATGGAATATTCACCACCAAGACTGACGTCTG GGCATTTGGAGTTTTGCTATGGGAAATTATGTCCTTTGGTTACATACCCTACACTGGTTGCACTAATAGGGAAGCAATGACGATGGTAACGTCAGGTGGTCGTCTCGAAAAACCAGCGGGCTGTCCTGACCCAATTTACGGAATAATGACGCGATGTTGGCATCCACGGCCCGATGATCGGCCTAGTTTTGCAACTATCGTTGAAAGGATTGGTTATTGCCTACAG GATCCTGATGTAATAAATCATCCAACGCCTAATTTCGACATTTTACCCATCTGCGATCGTGAAATAACGATCATGAGACCAGATCCAGAAACAGAATGCATTAACGTACAGTCAGAA TTGGATGCATGTGGATACATGCAGCCTAGAATTATCGATCCACGATCGGCTAGTCAACGTATGGCTCAAGCTATTGCTGGCAACAATGCCGTAAATGAAAATCCAAACAGAATGAATTCGAATGAGAAAGATCATCTGAAGGGAATATTTCAATCTAATCCATATGGCTCTAGCACAGATACTTCCGAGCAAACCTTTGGTGAAAACACTAATCGCGATGATTTTAATGACGAGAATAAGCATGCAGAG ACTAAACGCAATGCTGACAGCTCAAATCGTGATGGTAAAAGCGTACATCGAACTTCAACGGACATCGAAAATAGCGGTAAGTTAAGAAACGCAGACAATGGTAACAACCGTCCAACAGATATCGAGAACCGCGAGAGCAGCGCAGTCGACGTAACGGACATAGACAGAAGGAATGGTAACGAGAGCATAACGACTACCGAGACGAACTCGGAGACACCACCTGACACAACTAATTCGTCGCCAAACACGCGTACCTGCTCCCCTAGTCACACTGGCCTAAATACGACCGCCACTAATGTCAACGGAATGTTGAAGAAGAACGCCCTAAAGGCAGCTCTCAGTTTGGATCCTAGCGCACTGTGTCGTGGCACAATACCATACGAAAAAATAGCGTTCTCACCACCACCGCAACGCTCGAGTACACCTGGCAGCATGGAGATCAAGAAG